One Mycolicibacterium fluoranthenivorans DNA window includes the following coding sequences:
- a CDS encoding ArnT family glycosyltransferase: protein MPVPASTARRIAVRERAALAVLLAGTAVLYLWNLSISGWANGFYSAAVQAGASDWTAMLFGSSDAANAITVDKTPAALWLMDISVRLFGLHPWSVLLPQALEGIAAVGFLYVAVRRAAGPGAALLAGAILALTPAAALIFRFNNPDALLVLLLVVGAYCVQRACEPGSSRWWMVAVGVAAGFAFLAKMLQAFLVLPAFAAAYLICAAAPLRTRLWRLVGGIVALVLSGGWYLLLVELWPSASRPYIGGSQHDSIIELALGYNGLGRLTGDEVGGLGNMNHDVGWGRLLGSQMGTHIAWLLPAALICLGAGLVLTRRAPRTDATRAALILWGGWLVVTAVVFSYANGILHPYYTVALAPAIGACVGIGVSMLWQRRSDLRCATALAGTVLVTAVLAAVLLGRQAEWMPWLRAVVAVAGIGAAVLILVSGRLPRAVAGVAAALAVTACLAGPGAYAVATAASPHSGAIPSVGPGRGFGGGFGAGGGGPFDTPTPKPALTALLSAHADDYTWVAATVGSTNAAGYQLATGAPVMAVGGFNGTDPAPTLQEFQKLVSDKKIHYFIHAVMMGNWRSETSGSREAADIASWVQSHFTAVPVAGVTVYDLTAPHS from the coding sequence GTGCCCGTGCCCGCATCGACCGCCCGCCGGATCGCGGTGAGGGAACGCGCCGCGCTGGCGGTGCTCCTTGCCGGGACGGCGGTGCTGTACCTGTGGAACCTGTCGATCAGCGGGTGGGCCAACGGCTTCTACTCCGCTGCCGTGCAGGCCGGCGCGAGCGACTGGACCGCCATGCTGTTCGGATCCAGCGACGCCGCCAACGCCATCACCGTCGACAAGACCCCGGCGGCGCTCTGGCTGATGGACATCTCGGTGCGGCTGTTCGGCTTGCACCCGTGGAGTGTGCTGCTGCCTCAGGCGCTCGAAGGAATAGCCGCGGTGGGCTTCTTGTACGTCGCGGTGCGCCGGGCTGCCGGGCCCGGTGCCGCTCTGCTGGCCGGTGCGATCCTGGCGCTGACCCCCGCGGCGGCCCTGATCTTCCGGTTCAACAACCCGGACGCACTACTGGTGCTGTTGCTGGTGGTGGGGGCTTATTGCGTGCAGCGGGCATGCGAGCCCGGCAGCAGCCGCTGGTGGATGGTCGCGGTGGGCGTGGCCGCCGGGTTCGCGTTCCTGGCCAAGATGCTGCAGGCATTCCTGGTGCTGCCGGCTTTCGCCGCGGCCTATCTGATCTGTGCGGCCGCCCCGCTGCGCACCCGGCTGTGGCGCCTCGTCGGGGGCATCGTGGCCCTGGTGCTGTCCGGCGGCTGGTACCTACTGCTGGTCGAACTGTGGCCGTCCGCGTCCCGGCCGTATATCGGTGGCTCCCAACACGACAGCATCATCGAACTGGCGCTGGGCTACAACGGCCTGGGCCGGTTGACCGGTGACGAGGTCGGCGGACTGGGCAACATGAACCACGATGTGGGCTGGGGCCGGCTGCTGGGTTCCCAGATGGGCACCCATATCGCGTGGCTGCTGCCCGCCGCGTTGATCTGCCTGGGCGCCGGCCTGGTGCTGACCCGGCGTGCACCCCGCACCGACGCCACCCGTGCCGCCCTGATCCTGTGGGGTGGCTGGCTGGTGGTGACCGCCGTGGTGTTCAGCTACGCGAACGGCATCCTGCACCCCTACTACACGGTGGCGCTCGCGCCCGCCATCGGTGCCTGCGTGGGCATCGGGGTGAGCATGCTGTGGCAGCGGCGATCCGACCTGAGATGTGCGACGGCGCTGGCCGGTACGGTGCTCGTCACCGCGGTGCTGGCAGCGGTGCTGCTGGGCCGGCAAGCCGAGTGGATGCCGTGGCTGCGCGCGGTCGTGGCGGTCGCCGGGATCGGCGCTGCGGTGCTGATCCTGGTGTCCGGCCGGCTGCCACGAGCGGTGGCCGGCGTCGCCGCTGCGCTGGCGGTGACGGCTTGCCTGGCCGGCCCGGGCGCATACGCCGTCGCCACCGCGGCCAGCCCGCACAGCGGGGCCATCCCCTCGGTGGGGCCGGGGCGCGGCTTCGGTGGCGGTTTCGGTGCTGGTGGGGGTGGACCGTTCGACACTCCCACCCCTAAACCCGCGCTGACGGCCCTGTTGAGCGCCCATGCCGACGACTACACCTGGGTGGCGGCCACCGTCGGCTCCACCAACGCGGCCGGATATCAACTGGCCACCGGTGCGCCCGTGATGGCGGTCGGCGGGTTCAACGGCACCGATCCGGCGCCGACCCTGCAGGAGTTCCAGAAACTGGTGTCGGACAAGAAGATTCACTACTTCATCCACGCTGTGATGATGGGCAACTGGCGGTCCGAGACCAGCGGCAGCCGGGAGGCGGCAGATATCGCGTCCTGGGTGCAGAGCCACTTCACCGCGGTGCCCGTGGCCGGTGTGACGGTCTACGACCTGACCGCCCCGCATTCATAG
- a CDS encoding sensor histidine kinase, with protein sequence MRLLVTQVTLLALLCVGIGVATEFALQRFLMHQLDTQLLEAARRSAGIVDLPPPPFGPGPPLDGPQHSGGPPAFRFDPEAGPGPGFLNAPGQAIRTVGMVIGHDGSLDAGVITSEGATADISSTAAAQLAAVPPTRTPVAMHLDGLGSYRVLALHAHRSGRVIVVGLPTTVVDDTLLWVLAMFCVVAAIALAGAIIACIWIIRRQLAPLSRLSAAARDVADLELDRGEVNLPTPIVPVDPDTVHTEVGQLGSALNRMLDRIAGALSARHASETRVRQFVSDASHELRTPLAAIRGYTELAQRKRDDLPADVAHAVSRVESEAQRMTTLVEDMLLLARLDEGRPLERAQVDMSQLVVDAVSDAHATGPDHVWSLDLPEEPVLLVGDHARLHQALANLLGNARTHTPAGTSVVTSLSVLPDGDVQLTVADDGPGIPAKLQPEVFERFARGDSSRSRRMGSTGLGLAIVAAVIRAHGGRIELRSAPGDTEFVVTLPRGESQVTHSADKTAT encoded by the coding sequence ATGCGGCTGCTGGTCACCCAGGTCACCCTGCTGGCGCTGCTGTGTGTCGGCATCGGCGTCGCCACCGAGTTCGCGTTGCAGCGATTCCTCATGCATCAGCTCGACACCCAGCTCCTGGAAGCCGCCCGGCGTTCCGCGGGCATCGTCGACCTGCCACCGCCCCCGTTCGGGCCGGGGCCGCCGTTGGACGGCCCGCAGCACAGCGGTGGGCCGCCCGCATTCCGGTTCGACCCGGAGGCCGGGCCCGGCCCGGGGTTCCTGAATGCGCCCGGTCAGGCGATCCGCACCGTCGGCATGGTCATCGGGCACGATGGATCCCTCGATGCCGGGGTGATCACCTCGGAGGGGGCCACCGCCGATATCAGTTCCACCGCGGCCGCTCAGTTGGCCGCCGTCCCGCCGACGCGAACCCCGGTCGCCATGCACCTGGATGGTCTGGGGTCTTACCGGGTGCTCGCCCTGCATGCGCACCGCAGCGGCCGGGTGATCGTGGTCGGTCTGCCCACCACCGTGGTCGACGACACCCTGCTCTGGGTGCTCGCGATGTTCTGTGTCGTTGCCGCGATCGCGCTGGCCGGGGCCATCATCGCCTGCATCTGGATCATCCGCCGGCAACTGGCGCCGCTGTCGCGGCTGTCGGCGGCGGCCCGCGATGTGGCCGATCTGGAACTGGACCGCGGCGAGGTCAATCTGCCCACGCCGATCGTCCCGGTCGACCCCGACACCGTCCATACCGAGGTGGGTCAGCTCGGGTCGGCGCTGAACCGGATGCTGGACCGGATCGCCGGCGCGCTGTCGGCCCGCCATGCCAGCGAGACCCGGGTGCGCCAGTTCGTCTCGGACGCCAGCCATGAGTTGAGGACGCCACTCGCAGCCATCAGGGGTTACACCGAACTCGCCCAGCGCAAGCGCGACGATCTGCCGGCCGATGTCGCGCACGCGGTGAGTCGGGTCGAGTCCGAAGCCCAGCGGATGACGACGCTGGTGGAGGACATGCTGCTGCTGGCCCGCCTGGACGAGGGGCGCCCGCTGGAGCGCGCCCAGGTCGACATGTCGCAGCTGGTGGTCGATGCCGTCAGCGACGCGCACGCCACCGGCCCGGATCACGTGTGGTCGCTGGACCTGCCCGAGGAGCCGGTGCTGCTGGTCGGCGATCATGCCCGGCTGCACCAGGCGCTGGCCAATCTGTTGGGCAACGCCCGCACGCACACCCCGGCGGGCACCTCGGTGGTCACCTCGCTGAGCGTGCTGCCCGACGGCGACGTGCAACTGACCGTGGCCGACGATGGGCCGGGCATCCCGGCGAAACTGCAGCCGGAGGTCTTCGAACGGTTCGCGCGCGGGGATTCGTCGCGATCGCGGCGGATGGGCAGCACCGGGCTGGGTCTGGCGATCGTGGCCGCCGTGATCCGGGCGCACGGCGGGCGTATCGAACTGCGCAGCGCGCCGGGCGATACCGAGTTCGTCGTCACCCTGCCCCGAGGCGAGTCACAGGTAACGCACAGCGCCGACAAAACCGCCACGTAG
- a CDS encoding response regulator transcription factor, whose translation MRRADGKPINVLVVDDEPVLAELVSMALRYEGWDIETAGDGASAIELAKENPPDVVVLDVMLPDMSGLDVLRKLRDQQPGLPLLLLTAKDSVEDRIAGLTAGGDDYVTKPFSLEEVVLRLRALLRRTGVANEAGGAQIVVGDLVLDEDSHEVTRGGDPISLTATEFELLRFMMRNAKRVLSKAQILDRVWSYDFGGRSNIVELYVSYLRKKIDSGREPMIHTLRGAGYVLRPPR comes from the coding sequence ATGCGGCGGGCCGACGGAAAGCCGATCAACGTTCTCGTCGTCGACGACGAGCCGGTGCTCGCCGAACTGGTGTCGATGGCTCTTCGCTATGAGGGCTGGGACATCGAGACCGCCGGCGATGGTGCGAGCGCCATCGAACTCGCCAAGGAGAACCCGCCCGACGTCGTCGTGCTCGACGTCATGCTGCCGGACATGAGTGGCCTGGACGTCCTGCGCAAGCTTCGCGACCAACAGCCCGGACTGCCCCTGCTGTTGCTCACCGCCAAGGACTCGGTGGAGGACCGGATCGCCGGCCTCACCGCGGGCGGCGACGACTACGTCACCAAACCCTTCAGCCTGGAAGAGGTCGTCCTGCGGTTGCGTGCACTGCTGCGCCGCACCGGGGTGGCCAACGAAGCCGGCGGTGCGCAGATCGTGGTGGGTGATCTGGTGCTCGATGAGGACAGTCATGAGGTCACCCGGGGCGGCGATCCCATCTCGCTGACCGCGACCGAGTTCGAGCTGCTGCGGTTCATGATGCGCAACGCGAAGCGGGTGCTGAGCAAAGCACAGATCCTGGACCGCGTGTGGAGCTACGACTTCGGCGGCCGGTCCAATATCGTCGAACTGTATGTGTCCTACCTTCGCAAGAAGATCGACAGCGGCCGCGAACCGATGATCCACACCCTCCGCGGCGCCGGCTACGTCCTGCGCCCACCGCGCTGA
- a CDS encoding ABC transporter permease: MTRFLARRLLNYIVLLLLASFLAFTLASLTFRPLESLQQRNPRPPQAVIDAKAAELNLDQPIPARYATWLVGTVHGDFGKTVTGQPVSDELGRRVGVSLRLVVIGSVVGAILGVVVGAWGAIRQYRLSDRVITALSLLIISTPTFVIASLLILVALRVNSILGVQLFEYTGETSPDAIGGGWNIFVDRIQHLVLPTLTLALGSIAGFSRYQRNAMLDVLGQDFIRTARAKGLTRRQALVKHGLRTALIPMATLFAYGVGGLVTGAVFVEKIFGWHGMGEWFVQGLASQDTNIIVAMTVFSGATVLLAGVLSDVILAALDPRVRIR, encoded by the coding sequence ATGACGCGGTTTCTGGCACGACGCTTGCTCAACTACATCGTGCTGCTGTTGTTGGCGTCCTTCCTGGCGTTCACGCTGGCGTCCCTGACGTTCAGACCGCTGGAGAGTCTGCAGCAGCGCAACCCGCGCCCGCCACAGGCGGTGATCGACGCCAAGGCCGCCGAACTGAATCTCGACCAGCCGATCCCGGCGCGCTATGCCACCTGGCTGGTGGGCACCGTGCACGGCGACTTCGGTAAGACGGTGACCGGTCAACCGGTGAGCGACGAGCTGGGGCGCCGAGTCGGGGTCAGCCTGCGGCTGGTGGTCATCGGCTCGGTCGTCGGCGCGATCCTGGGCGTGGTGGTGGGCGCGTGGGGCGCCATTCGGCAGTACCGGCTCTCGGACCGCGTCATCACCGCGCTGTCGCTACTGATCATCAGCACGCCCACGTTCGTCATCGCCAGCCTGCTGATTCTCGTTGCCCTGCGGGTGAATTCGATTCTGGGTGTGCAGCTTTTCGAGTACACCGGCGAAACCTCGCCCGATGCGATCGGCGGCGGCTGGAATATCTTCGTCGACCGGATCCAGCATCTGGTGCTCCCGACACTGACGCTCGCGCTGGGGTCGATCGCGGGGTTCAGCCGGTATCAGCGCAACGCGATGCTCGACGTCCTCGGCCAGGACTTCATCCGCACCGCCCGGGCCAAGGGTCTGACCCGGCGGCAGGCGCTGGTCAAGCACGGGCTGCGGACGGCGCTCATCCCGATGGCCACCCTGTTCGCCTACGGTGTCGGCGGCCTGGTCACCGGAGCGGTGTTCGTCGAGAAGATCTTCGGCTGGCACGGCATGGGTGAATGGTTCGTCCAGGGGCTGGCCTCGCAGGACACCAATATCATCGTCGCGATGACGGTGTTCTCCGGTGCGACGGTACTGCTGGCCGGGGTCCTGTCCGACGTGATCCTGGCGGCGCTCGATCCCCGGGTTCGAATCCGATGA
- a CDS encoding ABC transporter permease, with product MSEPMTTTAKSGVDVHTFASRRTLVWRRFVRNRPAMVALVVLCLLFVGCYALPPLLPYSYTDLDYYALQTPPSPKHWFGTNALGQDLFALTLRGMQKSMLIGLCVALISTFIAAVVGAIAGYFGGWRDRALMWVVDLLLVVPSFLLIAIATRNTNGSGALLVLIVLLAVFSWMISSRMVRGLTMSLREREFVTAARYMGVSDTRIIARHVLPNVASILIIDTTLNVGVAILAETGLSFLGFGVRAPDVSLGTLIADGTPSATTFPWVFLFPAGVLILIVMCANLAGDALRDAVDPGSRRPRRGAK from the coding sequence ATGAGCGAACCGATGACGACCACAGCCAAATCCGGTGTGGACGTCCACACCTTCGCGTCCCGGCGCACCCTGGTGTGGCGACGGTTCGTCCGCAACCGGCCCGCCATGGTGGCACTGGTCGTGCTGTGCCTCCTCTTCGTCGGCTGTTATGCGCTGCCCCCACTGCTGCCCTACAGCTACACCGATCTGGACTATTACGCCCTGCAGACCCCGCCGAGCCCGAAGCACTGGTTCGGCACCAACGCCCTGGGCCAGGATCTCTTCGCGCTGACGTTGCGCGGGATGCAGAAGTCGATGCTGATCGGCCTGTGCGTGGCCCTGATCTCGACGTTCATCGCCGCCGTGGTCGGCGCGATCGCCGGCTACTTCGGCGGGTGGCGGGACCGTGCGTTGATGTGGGTCGTCGACTTGTTGTTGGTGGTGCCGAGCTTCCTGCTGATCGCCATCGCCACCAGGAACACCAACGGCTCGGGGGCACTGCTCGTGCTGATCGTGCTGCTGGCCGTCTTCTCCTGGATGATCAGCTCACGCATGGTGCGCGGACTCACCATGAGTCTGCGCGAGCGCGAATTCGTGACCGCAGCAAGGTATATGGGCGTCAGCGACACCCGCATCATCGCCCGGCACGTGCTCCCCAACGTGGCCTCGATCCTGATCATCGACACCACGCTCAACGTCGGCGTCGCCATCCTCGCCGAAACCGGATTGAGCTTCCTCGGGTTCGGCGTGCGCGCCCCCGACGTGTCACTGGGCACCCTGATCGCCGACGGCACCCCGTCGGCCACCACCTTCCCCTGGGTGTTCCTGTTCCCGGCGGGTGTGCTGATCCTGATCGTGATGTGCGCCAACCTCGCCGGGGACGCGTTACGGGATGCGGTGGACCCCGGATCGCGCCGGCCCCGGAGGGGTGCCAAGTGA
- a CDS encoding ABC transporter ATP-binding protein, producing the protein MSLLEVRDLTVAFPTDTEWVSAVRGVSFDITPREVVALVGESGAGKSASAMAVVGLLPEYAEVSGSVRLHGEELLTLDDNQLSKIRGRSIGTVFQDPMSALTPVYTVGDQIAEALRIHQPGLDRRKARTRAVELLELVGITNPGQRARAFPHELSGGERQRVVIAIAIANDPDLIICDEPTTALDVTVQAQILDLLRTARDVTGAGVLIITHDLGVVAEFADRALVMYAGAVVESASVSEFYENRAMPYTAGLLGSVPRLDAPRGRRLVPILGAPPSMAALPPGCPFAPRCPLATEDCTAAEPPLLQIGPGHSAACIHTDEVMGRSAAEIYGVRTEPENAEATDTPPVVLRVRDLVKTYPLTKGVLLRRQVGEVRAVDGISFELREGRTLGIVGESGSGKSTTLHQILELTAPQSGSIEVLGTDVATLDRGTRRRLRTDLQVVFQDPVAALDPRLPVSDVLAEPLSANGFDKRAIATRTAELLTTVGLRPEDAGRYPAEFSGGQKQRIGIARALALQPKILALDEPVSALDVSIQAGIINLLLDLQQQFGLSYLFVSHDLSVVKHLAHDVVVMHRGVVVEQGPAEEVLTAPQHEYTRRLLDAVPQPEDKVDRHEDP; encoded by the coding sequence GTGAGCCTGCTGGAGGTCCGCGACCTGACCGTCGCGTTCCCGACCGACACCGAATGGGTGTCCGCGGTGCGCGGGGTGTCCTTCGATATCACCCCGCGTGAAGTCGTGGCCCTGGTGGGTGAATCGGGTGCCGGGAAGTCGGCGAGCGCGATGGCCGTCGTCGGCCTGCTTCCCGAGTACGCCGAGGTGTCCGGCTCGGTGCGCCTGCACGGTGAGGAACTGCTGACCCTCGACGACAACCAGCTGTCGAAGATTCGGGGCCGTTCCATCGGGACGGTGTTCCAGGATCCGATGTCGGCGCTCACACCGGTGTACACCGTCGGCGACCAGATCGCCGAGGCGCTGCGCATCCACCAGCCCGGCCTGGACCGCCGCAAGGCCCGGACCCGGGCGGTCGAACTGCTGGAGTTGGTGGGCATCACCAACCCGGGCCAGCGGGCCCGGGCGTTTCCGCACGAACTGTCCGGCGGCGAACGCCAGCGCGTGGTGATCGCCATCGCGATCGCCAACGATCCGGATCTCATCATCTGCGACGAGCCCACCACCGCCCTGGATGTCACCGTTCAGGCCCAGATCCTGGACCTGCTGCGCACGGCCCGCGATGTCACCGGCGCCGGCGTGCTGATCATCACCCATGATCTGGGGGTGGTCGCCGAGTTCGCCGACCGGGCGCTGGTGATGTATGCCGGCGCGGTGGTCGAAAGCGCTTCGGTGTCAGAGTTTTACGAGAACCGCGCGATGCCCTACACGGCGGGCCTACTCGGCTCGGTACCGCGGCTGGACGCACCCCGCGGCCGGCGACTGGTGCCGATCCTCGGTGCCCCGCCGTCGATGGCCGCGCTGCCCCCGGGATGCCCGTTCGCACCTCGCTGCCCACTGGCCACCGAGGACTGCACCGCCGCCGAACCGCCGCTGCTCCAGATCGGCCCCGGGCACAGCGCGGCATGCATCCACACCGACGAGGTGATGGGCCGTAGCGCGGCCGAGATCTACGGCGTGCGTACCGAACCCGAGAACGCCGAGGCGACGGACACCCCGCCGGTGGTATTGCGGGTCCGCGATCTGGTCAAGACCTATCCCCTGACGAAAGGTGTGTTGCTGCGCCGTCAGGTCGGCGAGGTGCGGGCCGTCGACGGTATCAGCTTCGAACTGCGCGAGGGTCGCACGCTGGGCATCGTCGGTGAATCGGGATCGGGCAAATCGACCACGCTGCACCAGATTCTGGAACTCACCGCGCCGCAGTCGGGTTCGATCGAGGTGCTCGGCACCGACGTCGCGACGCTCGACCGCGGCACCCGGCGGCGCCTGCGCACCGACCTGCAGGTGGTCTTCCAAGACCCGGTCGCCGCCCTGGACCCGCGCCTGCCGGTCTCGGATGTCCTGGCTGAACCATTGTCCGCCAATGGTTTCGACAAGCGAGCTATCGCGACCCGAACGGCCGAACTGCTCACGACGGTCGGATTGCGCCCCGAGGACGCCGGCCGCTACCCCGCCGAGTTCTCCGGCGGGCAGAAACAGCGCATCGGTATCGCCCGGGCGCTGGCGCTGCAGCCCAAGATCCTGGCCCTCGATGAGCCGGTATCGGCGCTGGACGTGTCCATCCAGGCCGGCATCATCAACCTGCTGCTGGATCTGCAACAGCAGTTCGGGCTGTCGTATCTGTTCGTCTCGCACGACCTGTCGGTGGTCAAGCATCTGGCCCACGACGTGGTCGTCATGCATCGGGGTGTCGTTGTCGAACAAGGCCCGGCCGAAGAGGTGCTGACCGCACCGCAGCACGAGTACACCCGGCGGTTACTCGACGCAGTCCCGCAACCGGAGGATAAAGTCGATCGCCATGAAGATCCGTAG
- a CDS encoding ABC transporter family substrate-binding protein: MKIRSLTYGLASVTFAVTLVLSGCSSGEQSIPPIGGDATVGTTNDMNPQDPNTLQQGGNLRLALPSMRANFNPLTIDGNDETQTIHRATLPRAFTIAPDGSATVNPDYFTSVELTSENPQVVTYTINPKAVWSDGTPITWEDLASQIQATNGKDKRYLIPSSAGSDRVASVTRGVDDRQAVITFAQHYTEWKGMFAGNSMLQPKKMTENPEVFNKGQLNGPGPSAGPFIISNVDRTAQRITLTRNPKWWGATPRLDSITYLVLDDAARVPALQNNTIDATGIASLDELQIVRNTPGIAVRRAPTPQWYHFTFNGAPGSILADPALRVAVAKGIDRQAIANISQRGLVDNPTPLNNHVFVAGQEGYQDNSAVVAFDPEKAKAELDALGWKMNGQFREKDGRQLTIRDVFYDAKSTRQIAQVAQNSLAQIGVNLQLEAKPGTGFFTDWITVGNFDIAQFAWGGDAFPLSSLQQTYKTGSESNFGKISTPEIDAKVDQVLDELDAAKARDLANEADKLIFAEGFSLPLFQTPGNVAVRSTLANFGAAGLGDVNYTAIGFMKS, encoded by the coding sequence ATGAAGATCCGTAGCCTGACTTACGGGCTGGCTTCCGTCACTTTCGCCGTCACCCTCGTCCTGTCCGGCTGTTCCAGCGGAGAGCAGAGCATCCCGCCGATCGGCGGTGACGCCACGGTGGGCACCACCAATGACATGAACCCGCAGGATCCCAACACCCTGCAGCAGGGTGGCAACCTGCGACTCGCGCTGCCCTCGATGAGGGCGAACTTCAACCCACTCACCATCGACGGCAACGACGAGACGCAGACCATTCATCGCGCCACCTTGCCGCGTGCCTTCACCATCGCCCCGGATGGTTCGGCGACGGTGAATCCCGACTACTTCACCAGCGTCGAGCTCACCAGCGAGAACCCACAGGTGGTCACCTACACCATCAATCCCAAGGCGGTGTGGAGCGACGGCACGCCGATCACCTGGGAGGACCTCGCCTCGCAGATCCAGGCCACCAACGGCAAGGACAAGCGCTACCTGATTCCGAGTTCGGCGGGCAGTGACCGGGTGGCCTCGGTGACACGCGGTGTCGACGACCGGCAGGCTGTCATCACCTTCGCTCAGCACTACACCGAGTGGAAGGGCATGTTCGCGGGCAACAGCATGCTGCAGCCCAAGAAGATGACCGAGAACCCGGAGGTCTTCAACAAGGGCCAGCTCAACGGGCCCGGTCCGTCGGCCGGGCCGTTCATCATCTCCAATGTGGACCGCACCGCCCAGCGCATCACGCTGACCCGCAATCCGAAATGGTGGGGGGCCACCCCGCGGCTGGACAGCATCACCTACCTGGTGCTCGATGACGCGGCCCGGGTTCCGGCCCTGCAGAACAACACCATCGACGCCACGGGCATCGCGTCCCTCGACGAGCTGCAGATCGTGCGCAACACCCCCGGCATCGCGGTCCGCCGGGCCCCGACACCGCAGTGGTACCACTTCACTTTCAACGGCGCGCCGGGATCGATCCTGGCCGACCCGGCACTGCGCGTGGCGGTCGCCAAGGGTATCGACCGCCAGGCCATCGCCAACATCTCCCAGCGCGGCCTGGTGGACAATCCGACCCCGCTGAACAACCATGTTTTCGTCGCCGGCCAAGAGGGCTACCAGGACAACAGCGCGGTGGTGGCCTTCGACCCGGAGAAGGCCAAGGCCGAGCTGGATGCCCTGGGCTGGAAGATGAACGGCCAGTTCCGTGAGAAGGACGGCCGCCAGTTGACGATCCGCGATGTGTTCTACGACGCCAAGAGCACCCGGCAGATCGCCCAGGTGGCGCAGAACAGCCTGGCCCAGATCGGGGTGAACCTGCAGCTGGAGGCCAAGCCCGGCACCGGCTTTTTCACCGACTGGATCACCGTGGGCAATTTCGATATCGCCCAGTTCGCCTGGGGTGGCGACGCTTTCCCGCTGTCCTCCCTTCAACAGACCTACAAAACCGGCTCCGAGAGCAACTTCGGCAAGATCAGCACTCCCGAGATCGACGCCAAGGTGGACCAGGTACTCGACGAACTGGATGCCGCCAAGGCACGTGACCTGGCCAACGAGGCGGACAAGCTCATCTTCGCGGAAGGGTTCAGCCTGCCGCTGTTCCAGACGCCGGGCAACGTCGCGGTCCGCAGCACGCTGGCCAACTTCGGCGCGGCCGGCCTGGGCGACGTGAACTACACCGCCATCGGATTCATGAAGTCCTGA
- a CDS encoding alpha/beta fold hydrolase, protein MTMTAKRRRAHAKLAALPGVRAVRRPIAPGHPGEFDLYYVRTGLKSAHPLIIIPGGPGMASVASYRGLRRHAAVAGLDVIMIEHRGVGLSRHDDTGADLPPEAMTVEQVVDDIAAVLDDAGVGSAIMYGTSYGTYLAAGFGVRHPHRVAQMVLDSPLLSASDIDYMRAAIRGLLLDGTDPQTAGLAPKVRKLFDDGVLTDSAGQLAGALYGYGGAALLGRQIELLSSGRTWVWSGLNLLRRIPHHASPFRHEEDLVNRIAFRELNFAGVPDGLPLDPSVGIAEHNPEHEAFEREPFDLTAEMPRFGWPTVVISGGRDLVTPPAVARRIAGLIPGAVLVELPSAGHSVLDVRERAALAIVAAVRAGAADILPDRAAELDALPAKAVLRLAMSALTAATLAESAVPPWVEGVRTS, encoded by the coding sequence ATGACCATGACCGCCAAGCGCCGTCGAGCCCATGCCAAGCTCGCCGCACTGCCTGGTGTGCGCGCCGTGCGCCGGCCGATCGCCCCCGGCCATCCCGGTGAATTCGACCTGTACTACGTGCGGACCGGCCTGAAATCGGCGCATCCGCTGATCATCATTCCCGGTGGTCCGGGGATGGCTTCGGTGGCGTCCTACCGGGGGCTGCGCCGGCATGCCGCTGTCGCCGGGCTGGACGTGATCATGATCGAGCACCGCGGGGTGGGGTTGTCGCGGCACGACGACACGGGTGCCGACCTGCCGCCGGAGGCGATGACCGTCGAGCAGGTGGTCGACGATATCGCCGCCGTGCTCGATGACGCCGGGGTCGGCTCGGCGATCATGTACGGCACCTCGTACGGCACGTATCTGGCCGCCGGGTTCGGCGTGCGCCATCCGCACCGGGTGGCGCAGATGGTGCTCGATTCACCCCTGCTGTCCGCGAGCGATATCGACTACATGCGCGCGGCGATCCGCGGCCTGCTGCTCGACGGCACCGATCCGCAGACCGCCGGCCTGGCGCCGAAGGTGCGCAAGCTGTTCGACGACGGCGTGCTCACCGACTCGGCGGGCCAGTTGGCAGGCGCGCTGTACGGGTATGGCGGGGCGGCGCTGCTAGGCCGGCAGATCGAGCTGCTGTCCAGTGGGCGGACCTGGGTCTGGTCGGGGCTCAATCTGCTGCGCCGGATCCCGCACCACGCGTCGCCGTTTCGGCACGAGGAGGATCTGGTCAATCGGATCGCCTTCCGGGAGCTCAACTTTGCGGGCGTGCCCGACGGTCTGCCGCTGGACCCGTCGGTCGGTATCGCCGAGCACAACCCCGAGCACGAGGCGTTCGAGAGGGAGCCCTTCGATCTGACTGCCGAGATGCCGCGGTTCGGCTGGCCGACCGTCGTGATCTCGGGTGGCCGCGATCTGGTCACCCCGCCCGCGGTGGCCCGCAGGATCGCCGGACTGATCCCCGGTGCGGTGCTCGTCGAGCTGCCCAGCGCCGGGCACAGTGTGCTCGACGTGCGTGAGCGGGCGGCCCTGGCGATCGTCGCCGCCGTGCGCGCGGGTGCGGCGGACATCCTGCCCGACCGTGCCGCCGAACTCGATGCGTTACCCGCCAAAGCGGTTCTGCGCCTTGCGATGTCCGCGCTCACCGCGGCCACGCTGGCCGAGTCCGCGGTGCCGCCCTGGGTCGAGGGCGTCAGGACTTCATGA